A section of the Oreochromis aureus strain Israel breed Guangdong linkage group 22, ZZ_aureus, whole genome shotgun sequence genome encodes:
- the LOC116324202 gene encoding C3a anaphylatoxin chemotactic receptor-like, translating into MHLHFCLYPLRLKQLTSALTSVQHFRHTMFPNASLINYTLKPEDDQAATVGISSIVHTVTIVLLMLTVVLGITGNSVVIWVAGFKLKPTVTNVWLVNLAIADLIFCFTRIFSLTRLFLSGHWPFGPYLCKFNGFFKYTNMFCSVFLLAVISLDRVLCIWWPVFTRRRRTLWVARMVAVCIWIIAILFSIPYFIHRQIYVDTNNQTKCSVDPKEKAEGYNSTKVALYSIRFLCGFIFPFMVILICYILAAVGIRRTRLVAKSRPLRILACLVTAFFLCWAPYHCLQLVRMINVDNIVVKNWFYVAQSIAYFNSCVNPLLYFCMGLKLRNGFKNGLMGVYTRALTDDTGGQITQWTDQSLD; encoded by the exons GCACACAATGTTTCCCAATGCCTCTCTGATCAACTACACACTCAAACCGGAGGATGACCAGGCAGCTACGGTGGGCATCAGTTCCATAGTGCACACTGTCACCATCGTCCTCTTAATGCTCACCGTTGTGCTCGGCATCACAGGGAACTCCGTGGTGATCTGGGTGGCTGGCTTCAAACTTAAG CCGACAGTCACCAATGTGTGGTTGGTCAATCTGGCGATAGCAGACCTGATCTTCTGCTTCACACGAATCTTCTCCCTCACTCGGCTGTTCTTGTCAGGCCACTGGCCTTTTGGCCCCTACCTCTGCAAGTTCAACGGCTTCTTCAAATACACCAACATGTTCTGCTCTGTCTTCCTGCTGGCTGTGATCAGTCTGGATCGAGTGCTCTGCATATGGTGGCCGGTCTTCACAAGGCGCCGACGCACGCTGTGGGTAGCGAGGATGGTGGCAGTCTGCATCTGGATCATAGCGATCCTCTTCAGCATTCCCTACTTCATCCATCGCCAAATTTATGTGGACACCAACAACCAAACTAAATGTTCTGTGGACCCAAAAGAGAAGGCAGAAGGGTACAACAGCACCAAAGTTGCTCTGTATTCCATCCGCTTCCTGTGCGGCTTCATATTTCCCTTCATGGTCATTCTCATCTGTTACATCCTGGCTGCTGTGGGCATCAGACGTACCCGTTTGGTGGCAAAGTCCCGGCCTCTGCGTATACTAGCATGTTTAGTCACTGCCTTCTTCCTGTGCTGGGCTCCTTATCACTGCCTCCAACTGGTGAGAATGATCAATGTTGATAATATTGTGGTGAAAAACTGGTTTTATGTAGCACAGAGTATTGCCTACTTTAACAGCTGTGTAAACCCACTGCTTTACTTTTGCATGGGGCTAAAATTGAGGAATGGGTTTAAAAACGGTCTGATGGGAGTTTATACAAGGGCTCTGACAGATGATACAGGTGGCCAAATTACTCAATGGACTGATCAGTCTTTGGATTGA